The Aerosakkonema funiforme FACHB-1375 genome has a window encoding:
- a CDS encoding non-ribosomal peptide synthetase, whose product MNQRNIEEIYPLSPMQQGMLFHSLYAPTSGMYVEQLTLQLNGNLDVVAFKQAWQEVVNRHSVLRTAFVWENLEKPLQVVGRQVSLPWQQVDWRELSTIKQQQQLEALLETEQKRGFELSKAPLMNFTLIQLAENSYQFIWNHHHLLLDGWSLPLIFKEVITFYAAFYIGKELYLEKPRPYRDYIAWLQQQNVTESEAFWREKLKGFTAPTAILSQPQITNKQSQIPSYDEQQLKLSAETTAALQSLVRKEQLTLNSIVQGAWALLLSRYSGEQDIVYGATVSGRPPTLAGAESMVGLFINTLPVRVWVDSHDFILPWLKQFQTQLVELRQYEYNSLIEIQAWSEVPRGVSLFDSIVVFENYPVDSAVRQLNSNLEMGNFRTFGKTNYPLTVTVIPDSELLLKIGYVCDRFHTDTIKRMLGHLETLLLNIVANPTQRLSELSLLTATERYQLLIEFNQKQSKILNSKFLIGECIHQLFEEQVNRTPTSIAVVYQDHQLTYRELNAKANSLAHYLRSLGVAAEVKVGICLERSLDLIVAVLAVLKAGGAYVPLDPAYPQERLAFMLKDAQLSLVISHSSLVNNFEQNAVICLDKNWEKVARESESNPVNRATSDNLAYIIYTSGSTGQSKGVMVEHGSLVNAYLAWEEIYQLSEQPTCHLQMASFAFDVFSGDMVRALCSGGKLVLCDREHLLDAENLYQLMLREKVDCAEFVPAVLRNLIQYLEESEQRLDFMRLLVCGSDSWYGNEYNKFRQFCSYQTRLINSFGVTEATIDSSYFESTNLDLPTDQLVPIGKPFPNTHLYILDTNLQPVPIGVTGELYISGAGLARGYLNRPELTTEKFIANPFESSKFRRLYKTGDLARYLHDGNIEFLGRSDNQVKIRGYRIELGEIEATLNQHPAIQQAVVLAREDRPGNKQLIAYCVARSHYKIEDSELKSEVSLFLATKLPEYMMPSSFILLKTLPLTPNGKIDRKRLPIPVQTETEPQVKAKNYRTPTQEILSGIWIQVLGIQSIGITDNFFQLGGHSLLATQVISRIRKAFQLEFPLRYLFESPTIAELSQRIEAEIKAGQKLELPPIASVPREGNLTLSFAQQRLWFANQLLPGNPAYNMPVAVRLFGSLNVKALEQSLNEVIKRHESLRTSFIEINGEPVQQIAPTLNLTIPIVDLREFSEIVQKAQQLAIAEVRQPFALDKAPLLRVKLLELGENDWVILFTMHHIISDAWSLGILIQEIAIFYEAFCIKKTSILPNLSIQYADFAVWQRQWLAEHWQTQLAYWQQQLNHLLLLQLPTDKPRPSMPILRGKRKTLILSKALSNALKSLSAKEGATLFMMLLAAFTTLLHWLTNQDDIVVGTDIANRNQAETEGLIGFFVNQLVLRTNVSGNPTFRELLAQVRRVTLEAHAHQDLPFDKLVEALNPERSLNRAPLFQVKLVMQNVPTPPLELPGLTLGFLEVDNGTSEFDLLLNVMETEEQLIGLVLAYKTDLFEDSTIARILARLETLLDNIVAQPNINLNALKEILSEADRLQQSIQEQEYQKTVGQKLSNIKRKSLKLGEKL is encoded by the coding sequence ATGAATCAAAGAAATATTGAGGAAATTTATCCTCTTTCTCCCATGCAGCAAGGAATGCTTTTCCATAGCCTTTATGCGCCGACATCGGGGATGTATGTCGAACAACTCACCCTTCAACTAAATGGAAATCTCGATGTTGTCGCATTTAAGCAAGCTTGGCAAGAAGTTGTAAATCGCCATTCAGTTTTACGGACTGCTTTCGTATGGGAAAATTTAGAAAAACCGCTTCAGGTAGTAGGGCGACAAGTAAGTTTGCCTTGGCAGCAGGTTGACTGGCGCGAACTTTCCACCATCAAACAGCAACAGCAACTAGAGGCTTTGTTGGAAACAGAACAAAAGCGAGGCTTTGAACTTTCCAAAGCGCCGCTGATGAATTTTACCCTTATACAATTAGCAGAAAATTCCTATCAATTTATTTGGAATCACCATCACTTGCTGTTAGATGGTTGGTCTTTACCTTTAATTTTTAAGGAAGTTATTACATTTTATGCAGCTTTTTATATAGGTAAGGAATTGTATCTGGAAAAACCCCGTCCTTATCGAGATTACATCGCTTGGTTACAGCAACAAAATGTGACGGAATCTGAGGCATTTTGGCGAGAAAAACTCAAAGGTTTTACTGCACCTACAGCGATATTATCTCAGCCACAAATTACTAATAAACAGTCACAAATTCCCAGTTATGATGAGCAGCAATTAAAGCTTTCAGCAGAAACAACCGCAGCATTGCAATCTTTAGTGCGGAAAGAGCAACTAACGCTGAATAGCATAGTGCAAGGAGCTTGGGCACTGTTACTGAGTCGTTACAGTGGCGAACAGGACATCGTATATGGCGCGACGGTTTCCGGTCGTCCGCCGACGCTGGCGGGTGCTGAGTCAATGGTGGGGTTATTTATTAACACTTTGCCAGTGCGAGTTTGGGTCGATTCGCATGATTTTATCTTGCCTTGGTTGAAGCAATTCCAAACGCAGCTTGTGGAATTACGTCAGTATGAGTACAACTCGTTGATAGAAATTCAAGCTTGGAGTGAAGTTCCTCGCGGTGTGTCGCTGTTCGATAGTATTGTAGTGTTTGAAAATTACCCGGTAGATTCGGCGGTACGGCAGCTTAATTCAAATCTAGAGATGGGAAATTTCCGCACATTTGGAAAGACTAATTATCCATTGACTGTAACTGTAATTCCCGATTCGGAGTTGTTGTTGAAGATTGGATATGTTTGCGATCGCTTCCACACCGATACCATTAAGCGAATGTTGGGGCATTTGGAAACGTTGCTTTTAAATATCGTTGCCAACCCCACTCAACGACTCTCGGAATTATCCTTATTAACAGCAACAGAGCGATACCAATTACTAATCGAATTTAATCAAAAACAATCCAAAATCCTAAATTCAAAGTTCCTAATCGGAGAGTGCATTCATCAACTATTTGAGGAGCAAGTCAACCGAACACCTACTTCTATTGCTGTTGTTTATCAAGACCACCAGTTAACATATCGGGAACTGAATGCCAAGGCAAATTCTTTGGCGCATTATTTACGATCGCTCGGTGTTGCAGCAGAAGTAAAAGTTGGTATTTGCTTGGAGCGATCGCTAGATCTAATTGTGGCAGTATTAGCCGTTCTCAAAGCAGGCGGTGCTTACGTACCTCTAGATCCAGCCTATCCCCAAGAACGGCTGGCTTTCATGCTAAAAGATGCTCAATTGTCATTAGTTATTAGTCATTCGTCATTGGTTAATAACTTTGAACAAAACGCAGTAATTTGTTTGGATAAAAACTGGGAAAAAGTTGCACGGGAAAGCGAATCTAATCCAGTTAATCGAGCGACATCTGACAACTTAGCTTATATCATTTACACCTCTGGCTCTACCGGACAGTCCAAAGGAGTAATGGTTGAGCATGGAAGCTTAGTTAATGCTTATTTAGCGTGGGAAGAAATTTATCAACTAAGCGAACAACCAACTTGTCACCTTCAAATGGCAAGCTTCGCCTTTGATGTGTTTAGCGGAGACATGGTTCGCGCTTTGTGTTCGGGTGGAAAGTTAGTGTTGTGCGATCGCGAACACCTGCTAGATGCCGAAAACCTTTATCAGTTGATGCTTCGAGAAAAAGTTGATTGTGCTGAATTCGTTCCGGCGGTATTAAGAAACCTAATTCAATACTTAGAAGAAAGCGAACAGCGTCTTGACTTTATGCGACTGCTTGTTTGCGGTTCTGATAGTTGGTATGGAAACGAATACAATAAATTTAGACAATTTTGCAGTTATCAAACGAGACTGATTAACTCTTTTGGAGTAACCGAAGCTACCATTGATAGTTCATACTTTGAAAGTACAAATTTAGACTTACCTACTGACCAATTAGTACCGATAGGAAAGCCATTTCCCAACACTCACCTTTATATCTTAGATACAAACTTACAACCTGTTCCCATCGGAGTTACTGGCGAACTTTATATTAGTGGTGCTGGTTTAGCGAGAGGCTATCTTAACCGACCTGAATTGACAACCGAAAAGTTTATTGCCAACCCCTTTGAAAGTTCAAAATTCAGGCGACTTTACAAAACTGGAGATTTAGCCAGATACTTACATGATGGTAATATAGAATTTCTCGGTCGGAGCGACAACCAAGTTAAAATTCGAGGTTATCGCATCGAGCTTGGAGAAATAGAAGCTACATTAAATCAACATCCAGCCATACAACAAGCGGTGGTTTTAGCTAGAGAAGATCGACCGGGTAATAAACAGTTAATTGCATATTGTGTAGCTCGATCGCATTACAAAATTGAGGATTCAGAACTCAAGAGTGAAGTGAGTCTGTTTTTAGCTACAAAATTGCCTGAATACATGATGCCTTCTAGCTTTATTCTGTTGAAAACTTTGCCGCTGACACCCAACGGAAAAATCGACAGAAAAAGGCTACCTATACCCGTTCAAACAGAAACAGAACCGCAAGTAAAGGCTAAAAATTACCGCACTCCGACCCAGGAAATATTAAGCGGGATTTGGATTCAAGTATTGGGAATCCAATCAATTGGAATTACCGATAACTTTTTTCAACTTGGGGGGCATTCCTTACTGGCGACCCAAGTTATTTCAAGAATCCGCAAAGCCTTTCAACTTGAATTTCCTTTGCGCTATTTGTTTGAATCGCCAACCATAGCAGAATTGTCTCAAAGAATTGAGGCAGAAATAAAAGCGGGACAAAAACTAGAACTTCCGCCAATTGCTTCTGTTCCCAGAGAAGGAAATTTAACCTTATCTTTTGCTCAACAAAGACTGTGGTTTGCCAACCAATTATTACCCGGTAATCCTGCTTACAATATGCCTGTCGCCGTGCGTCTTTTTGGTTCGCTCAACGTAAAGGCACTCGAACAAAGCTTAAACGAAGTTATCAAGCGACATGAAAGCTTACGCACCAGTTTTATTGAGATAAATGGGGAACCCGTACAACAAATTGCTCCCACTCTAAATTTGACAATACCCATTGTAGATTTAAGGGAATTTTCTGAGATCGTCCAAAAAGCCCAACAACTAGCCATTGCAGAAGTGCGCCAACCCTTCGCACTAGATAAAGCGCCATTATTGCGAGTAAAACTACTGGAATTGGGCGAAAATGATTGGGTAATACTATTTACCATGCACCACATTATTTCTGATGCTTGGTCGCTGGGAATTCTGATTCAAGAAATTGCCATTTTTTACGAAGCTTTTTGCATCAAAAAAACATCTATACTGCCTAATTTATCTATTCAATATGCCGACTTTGCCGTTTGGCAGAGACAGTGGTTAGCGGAACATTGGCAAACTCAACTTGCTTATTGGCAGCAGCAGCTTAATCACCTTTTATTGTTGCAATTGCCCACCGATAAACCACGACCATCAATGCCAATCTTGCGAGGGAAAAGGAAAACTTTGATACTATCAAAAGCCCTCTCGAATGCGCTCAAAAGCCTAAGTGCCAAAGAAGGGGCGACGCTGTTTATGATGCTACTAGCAGCCTTTACAACTTTATTGCATTGGTTAACAAATCAAGATGATATTGTTGTAGGGACTGATATAGCCAATCGTAACCAAGCCGAAACAGAAGGACTAATTGGTTTTTTTGTCAATCAATTAGTATTGCGTACCAATGTATCAGGAAATCCCACTTTTCGAGAATTATTGGCACAGGTACGTCGGGTAACATTGGAAGCTCATGCTCATCAAGATTTGCCGTTTGACAAACTTGTAGAAGCGCTAAATCCAGAGCGCAGTTTGAATCGCGCACCGCTATTTCAAGTCAAGCTAGTTATGCAAAATGTTCCCACACCACCGTTGGAACTTCCGGGCTTAACCTTGGGGTTTTTAGAAGTTGATAACGGCACTTCAGAGTTCGATCTTCTCCTCAATGTTATGGAGACAGAAGAACAACTAATTGGGTTAGTATTGGCATACAAAACCGATTTATTTGAAGACAGCACGATCGCCCGGATTTTGGCACGATTGGAAACGCTGCTGGATAATATTGTGGCGCAACCAAATATCAATCTGAACGCTCTCAAGGAAATTTTGAGCGAAGCCGATCGCTTGCAACAAAGCATCCAAGAACAGGAGTATCAAAAAACCGTTGGACAGAAATTAAGCAATATCAAACGCAAGTCACTTAAATTAGGAGAAAAACTATGA
- a CDS encoding TauD/TfdA family dioxygenase, translating into MKNLPSQTNSMGSLKNVKRKVVSASPEKLIETDYLHPDLCFPLVIRPAVKGVNLLTWASGNRDFIEAQLIKHGAILFRDFDLNSVGEFEQLIAAICGEALEYRYRASPRSQVSGRIYTSTDYPADQSIFPHNEHAYSPVFPGKIFFYCVTPAESGGETPIGSTRKIFERIDRKIRDRFIEKKVMYVRNFGDGFGLPWQTVFQTTAPADVEKYCRSHGIEFEWKEGGKLRTRQVSPVVIKHPRTGETVWFNHATFFHVSTLPAAIRDSLLAEFKENDLPTNTFYGDGSAIEASVLEQLRDAYLQEMVSFSWQKSDILMLDNLLSVHARNPYTGSRKVVVGMAEPLNHTMLDFRL; encoded by the coding sequence ATGAAAAATTTGCCATCGCAAACCAACTCTATGGGAAGCTTAAAAAATGTCAAGCGAAAAGTTGTCAGTGCGTCTCCCGAAAAACTGATCGAAACCGATTATTTGCATCCCGATCTCTGTTTCCCTTTAGTCATTCGTCCCGCTGTTAAGGGGGTAAATCTGCTGACTTGGGCGTCTGGAAATCGAGATTTTATCGAGGCGCAGCTAATAAAACACGGAGCCATTCTTTTCCGAGATTTCGATCTCAATTCAGTGGGGGAATTTGAGCAGTTAATCGCCGCTATTTGTGGAGAGGCGCTGGAATATCGCTATCGTGCATCGCCGCGTTCTCAAGTGAGTGGAAGAATTTATACCTCGACTGACTACCCGGCAGATCAAAGTATATTTCCCCATAACGAACACGCCTATTCGCCTGTATTTCCCGGCAAAATCTTTTTCTATTGCGTTACTCCCGCAGAGTCAGGCGGAGAAACACCTATTGGTAGTACGCGGAAAATTTTTGAGCGGATCGATCGAAAAATACGCGATCGCTTTATCGAAAAAAAGGTAATGTACGTGCGAAACTTCGGTGACGGTTTCGGTCTTCCCTGGCAAACTGTGTTTCAAACTACAGCACCAGCAGATGTAGAAAAATACTGCCGCAGTCACGGGATTGAATTTGAATGGAAAGAGGGAGGAAAATTGAGAACTCGTCAAGTTAGTCCGGTTGTTATTAAACATCCTCGCACTGGCGAAACAGTTTGGTTCAATCACGCTACTTTTTTCCACGTATCAACTTTGCCAGCAGCAATACGCGATTCTTTGCTGGCAGAATTTAAAGAGAATGATTTGCCAACTAATACTTTTTATGGAGATGGTTCTGCTATTGAAGCATCTGTTTTGGAGCAGCTTCGCGATGCTTATCTGCAAGAAATGGTGAGTTTTTCTTGGCAGAAATCGGACATATTGATGTTAGACAATCTGTTGTCTGTACACGCACGCAACCCTTATACAGGTTCGCGAAAAGTTGTCGTAGGAATGGCAGAACCGCTAAACCATACGATGTTGGATTTTAGATTGTAG
- a CDS encoding non-ribosomal peptide synthetase family protein has protein sequence MQTKITEGFRLSPHQEHLWLVQQVGNSFPYRVQCAVSIEGNISPKILKSVLKKIVNKYEIFRTTFHYLPGMKLPVQVISDASIKWEDYDLSDFSAEEQEAKIEALFHELKQLPIDFDKGPILHTFLATLSSDKHVLSIGLPAMNADTASIKNLVCELSLSYANSLLGEEVNESPLQYADIAEWQHELLEAEETKIGREYWRKQDISAFLNLTLPFEKDIVEKPKFQPEVISITIDTGLTKKIEELVNENNTSVSIFLLACWQILLWRLTGQDIIVGIRTDGRKYAELKSALGLFAKYLPFSCHLEDNFRFTDVLKQLGESLEEIYKWEDCFTWEEIVGSDASAFGVPFCPFSFEFEEGSANYSIADISFAITKQFACIEPFKIKLDCVRTKDAIIAEFHYNAHLLSADDIKRLAGQFETLLQSAIGHPPRYAIAQLNLLSDRELHQLLFEFNNTETDYPKHKCIHQLFEAQVQRTPNNIALLFEDRQLTYSELNQRANKVAHYLQGLGIKPEVMVGICVERSLEMFVGILGILKAGGAYIPLDPSYPQERLAFMLEDAQTPVLLTQASLLSAHLSKVIGDRPTTKVVCLDADWEEIAQQSQSNPLTDITPSHLAYVIYTSGSTGKPKGVQITHQNIVNSTNARLTYYQEPVTSFLLLSSFAFDSSVAGIFWTLCQGGTLHIPAEGIQREPQSIVELIAQYRISHLLSLPSLYALILAQAKTEQLVSLRTVIVAGEACPKELVEHHLKRIAETSLFNEYGPTEVTVWSSVYHCRSQLSKTQVPIGRPIANTQIYILDSYLQPVPIGVAGELYISGVGVARGYLNRPDLTAEKFISNPFVKAEGKNTKDENTSNRLYKTGDLARYLPDGNIEFIGRIDHQVKIRGFRIEIGEIEALLLQHPGVREAVVIAREDEPGNKRLVAYAVPSQESAPTISNLSVFLKEKLPEYMVPSAYVMLKALPLTPNGKVDRRSLPAPERVRPDLEAVFVAPRTPVEKILAEIWAEVLGIEKVGVYDNFFELGGHSLLMTQLLAKVRNTFQVSLSLGSMFEAPTVAGMSERIEMTVGTEKISRQDAIDLNAEAVLDPTIRPNKLPVEFTSAPKNILLTGVTGFVGAFLLYELLQQTEADIYCLVRSTNAVEGKQRIQSTLASYLLWDESLSSRIIPIVGDLSKPLFGLSEEQFLMMANQLDVIYHNGALVNFTYPYSALKAANVLGTQEILRLASQAKLKPVHFISTTSVFSSAGADKVRVVREGDEIDNSEVINGGYAQSKWVAEKLVTIARSRDIPVAIYRLGRISGHSRTGACNTNDHTFRTIKGCIQLGYAPNLDAIANITPVDYASKAIVHLSQQKQSLGQNFHLVNPQPAHWHELVNWIRAMGYPLEEISYESWQAKLLNIADNSPENALYPLVSTFSEKVSVDDSKAVLEFDCQNTINGLAETSIACPPVDAQLLSTYFSYLIRSGFLDSPSSSQKLEYSFPKS, from the coding sequence ATGCAAACCAAAATCACTGAAGGATTTCGGCTTTCGCCTCATCAAGAACATCTCTGGTTAGTTCAGCAAGTTGGTAATAGCTTCCCGTACCGTGTCCAATGCGCTGTATCGATCGAGGGAAACATTAGCCCAAAAATTTTAAAATCTGTCTTAAAGAAGATTGTTAATAAATACGAAATATTTCGTACTACTTTTCATTACTTGCCAGGAATGAAGTTGCCTGTTCAGGTAATTTCTGATGCCAGTATTAAATGGGAGGATTACGACCTAAGCGATTTCAGCGCTGAAGAACAGGAAGCTAAAATTGAAGCGCTTTTTCACGAATTAAAGCAATTGCCGATCGACTTCGATAAAGGCCCTATTTTACATACCTTTCTAGCTACTCTCTCCTCCGACAAGCACGTATTGTCGATCGGCTTACCTGCGATGAATGCCGATACTGCAAGTATCAAGAATTTGGTGTGCGAACTTAGCCTTTCTTATGCTAATTCTTTACTAGGTGAAGAAGTAAACGAGTCACCGCTGCAATATGCCGATATTGCGGAATGGCAACATGAATTGTTGGAAGCAGAAGAAACCAAAATCGGCAGAGAATATTGGCGCAAACAGGATATATCTGCGTTTTTGAATTTAACTCTTCCTTTTGAAAAGGATATTGTTGAAAAGCCGAAGTTTCAACCAGAAGTTATCAGTATAACTATAGATACTGGTTTAACGAAAAAAATTGAAGAACTGGTTAACGAAAATAACACTTCCGTTTCTATATTTCTCTTAGCTTGTTGGCAGATTTTACTCTGGCGTTTAACTGGGCAAGATATTATTGTCGGTATTAGGACTGATGGGCGAAAATATGCCGAATTAAAGTCAGCTTTAGGTTTGTTTGCCAAATATTTACCTTTCTCGTGTCATCTAGAAGATAACTTCCGCTTCACCGACGTATTGAAACAGCTTGGTGAATCGCTGGAAGAGATTTACAAATGGGAAGACTGTTTTACTTGGGAAGAAATAGTTGGCTCCGATGCAAGCGCGTTTGGCGTGCCTTTTTGCCCTTTTAGTTTTGAGTTTGAAGAGGGTTCTGCTAACTATTCGATCGCAGATATTTCTTTTGCCATTACCAAGCAGTTTGCTTGCATCGAACCCTTTAAAATCAAGCTTGACTGCGTGCGTACAAAAGATGCGATAATTGCAGAATTTCACTACAATGCACACTTGTTATCGGCAGATGATATCAAGCGTTTGGCAGGACAATTTGAAACTTTATTGCAAAGCGCGATAGGGCATCCGCCCCGCTACGCGATCGCACAACTAAATCTGCTCAGCGATCGCGAACTTCACCAACTTTTATTCGAGTTCAATAATACGGAAACCGATTATCCAAAACACAAGTGCATCCACCAACTTTTCGAGGCACAAGTTCAACGCACACCAAACAATATTGCCCTCCTATTTGAAGATCGGCAGCTAACATATAGCGAACTCAACCAACGCGCTAACAAAGTAGCTCATTACCTGCAAGGATTGGGAATAAAACCAGAGGTAATGGTAGGAATTTGTGTAGAGCGATCGCTCGAAATGTTTGTAGGAATTCTCGGTATTCTCAAAGCTGGTGGAGCCTACATACCCCTCGACCCTAGCTATCCTCAAGAGCGGTTAGCTTTCATGTTAGAAGATGCTCAAACGCCAGTGTTATTAACCCAGGCATCTTTGCTCAGCGCTCATTTATCAAAAGTTATTGGCGATCGACCGACAACAAAAGTAGTTTGTTTGGATGCAGATTGGGAAGAAATCGCACAGCAAAGCCAGTCAAACCCGCTTACCGATATAACGCCTTCTCACCTCGCCTATGTTATCTACACTTCTGGTTCTACCGGAAAACCGAAAGGAGTTCAGATAACCCATCAAAACATAGTTAATTCCACAAACGCTCGCCTGACTTACTATCAAGAACCTGTCACCAGCTTTTTATTACTTTCATCTTTCGCTTTTGATAGTTCCGTAGCGGGTATATTTTGGACGCTTTGCCAAGGAGGAACTCTTCACATTCCTGCTGAAGGCATACAGCGAGAACCTCAAAGTATCGTAGAATTAATTGCCCAATATCGCATCTCCCATTTATTAAGTCTTCCTTCTCTTTATGCCCTCATCTTGGCACAAGCAAAAACCGAACAGTTAGTTTCGCTTCGCACTGTTATCGTAGCGGGTGAAGCTTGTCCAAAAGAGTTAGTTGAACATCATCTCAAACGCATTGCTGAAACATCTTTATTCAATGAATATGGCCCTACAGAAGTAACAGTTTGGAGCAGTGTATATCATTGCCGATCGCAACTATCAAAAACGCAAGTACCGATAGGTCGTCCGATTGCTAACACCCAAATTTATATACTCGATTCCTATTTGCAACCTGTTCCCATCGGCGTTGCTGGCGAATTGTATATCAGTGGTGTTGGTGTAGCCAGAGGTTATCTTAACCGACCGGATTTAACTGCCGAAAAGTTTATCTCGAATCCTTTTGTAAAGGCAGAAGGTAAAAATACGAAGGATGAAAATACTTCAAATCGTCTTTACAAAACTGGAGATTTAGCCAGATACTTACCCGATGGCAACATAGAATTTATCGGTCGCATCGATCATCAAGTAAAAATTCGCGGCTTCCGCATTGAAATCGGAGAAATTGAAGCATTACTACTTCAACATCCAGGAGTGCGGGAAGCAGTAGTAATCGCGAGAGAAGATGAGCCAGGTAACAAACGCTTAGTCGCTTATGCAGTTCCATCTCAAGAATCTGCTCCCACAATTAGCAATTTGAGCGTTTTTTTGAAAGAGAAATTGCCTGAATATATGGTGCCTTCTGCCTACGTAATGCTCAAGGCTTTACCGCTAACACCTAATGGCAAAGTCGATCGGCGATCGCTACCTGCACCTGAGCGAGTACGCCCGGATTTGGAAGCAGTTTTTGTCGCACCTCGTACCCCTGTTGAAAAGATATTAGCCGAGATTTGGGCGGAAGTTTTAGGTATAGAAAAAGTAGGTGTCTATGACAACTTTTTCGAGTTGGGCGGACATTCCTTATTAATGACTCAGCTTTTGGCAAAGGTGCGAAATACTTTTCAGGTGAGTTTATCCTTGGGCAGTATGTTTGAAGCGCCTACCGTTGCAGGAATGAGCGAACGTATCGAGATGACAGTGGGAACAGAAAAAATTAGCAGACAAGATGCGATCGATCTCAATGCAGAAGCTGTTCTAGACCCCACAATTCGTCCAAATAAGCTACCTGTAGAATTCACCAGCGCACCGAAAAATATCTTATTGACTGGAGTAACAGGTTTTGTAGGAGCGTTTTTACTCTACGAACTCTTACAACAAACTGAAGCAGATATTTATTGTTTGGTTCGTTCCACCAATGCAGTAGAAGGCAAACAAAGAATTCAAAGCACACTTGCATCTTATTTGCTTTGGGATGAAAGCCTGAGTTCCCGGATTATCCCCATCGTAGGAGATTTGTCCAAACCGCTTTTCGGACTTTCAGAAGAGCAGTTTTTGATGATGGCAAATCAACTCGATGTCATCTATCATAATGGTGCATTGGTTAATTTCACTTATCCTTACTCTGCACTGAAAGCTGCCAATGTTTTGGGAACGCAAGAAATCCTGAGATTGGCAAGTCAAGCTAAACTTAAACCAGTGCATTTTATCTCCACAACTTCGGTTTTTTCCTCAGCAGGTGCTGACAAAGTTCGTGTTGTTCGAGAAGGAGATGAAATCGATAATAGCGAAGTAATCAATGGAGGCTACGCTCAAAGTAAATGGGTTGCTGAAAAATTAGTAACAATTGCCCGTTCCAGAGATATTCCTGTCGCTATTTACAGACTGGGACGTATTTCTGGGCATAGTCGAACTGGTGCTTGCAATACAAATGACCATACTTTCAGAACAATTAAAGGCTGTATCCAACTCGGATATGCGCCCAATTTGGACGCGATCGCCAACATTACCCCTGTGGATTATGCCAGCAAAGCGATCGTTCATTTATCCCAACAGAAACAATCGCTGGGTCAAAACTTTCACTTAGTAAATCCTCAACCTGCACATTGGCATGAATTAGTTAACTGGATTCGTGCGATGGGTTATCCGCTTGAGGAAATATCCTATGAAAGTTGGCAAGCCAAACTACTTAATATTGCGGATAATTCACCGGAAAATGCTTTGTATCCGCTTGTCTCTACGTTTTCTGAAAAGGTTTCTGTTGATGATAGTAAAGCGGTGCTGGAGTTCGACTGCCAAAATACCATTAATGGACTTGCAGAAACATCGATCGCCTGTCCGCCAGTAGATGCACAATTGCTTAGCACTTACTTTTCATACCTGATTCGTAGCGGCTTTTTAGATTCCCCGTCGTCGAGTCAGAAACTTGAATACTCATTTCCCAAAAGCTGA